Below is a window of Malania oleifera isolate guangnan ecotype guangnan chromosome 1, ASM2987363v1, whole genome shotgun sequence DNA.
TTACTGAATCACATAATTATTTgtgttattattacttttatatacttgttgtggttgtggatttttctatatattcatcattgattACTGCATTATGTGGTTCATCCTTCATACAAATATATTCATATGTACAATTTATTTTTAACAACAAAAACTCTTTCCATCCCACTTCTATAACATTATCTCCCTCCTTAACCGTGGGCCATTTCAGCCATTTGCCTTTATATTAAGAGCCTACGTATTTAATGAAGTTTTAATTCATAATTATAAAATGTCAATTAAGTAGTTTATATTATTTGTGACATTGTTTTTAATACCACCAAAATCAATGCAAAAAATGCACTTgccacaaaaaataaaatagtggcaaaaaattaaaaaatatcataacccaaaaaaaaaaaatgaaatgtaatttttttgCTATAGTGAAAATTGTGGCAAAGgaccaccttttcattttcaagatATACATTTTGCATTTTTCTCATGTTAAAAGGTTTTGAAGTCAACTTATATTTGATAAgataaaaaattcatattttgttttattattaaaaattaaattttaaaaatatttaatatttaattatttgaataaataatattttttaacaataaaaacaacttttgaatttttaattttatttttcgtaTTTTAATATTAAACATAATCTTCATCCGAACAGAATCTTAAAAAGTAATTGATAAATTCTCATGATCTTTCTGAGTTATAATCTCTAATACTATAAAGGGAATTCTCCCTTTGTTGTCATCTtttaaaatgtcaaatttatactTATagttatttatcattattataagTATACTCCTTTAACTAATcacaattatttcaaaatatccttataattatatcaaatttattttcataattactCCTAATTATCCAATAATATCTCTATAATTATTTACAATTATCTTAAAATGCtcttataatatttatttttttaatttttctataatttttttaaaattttcaaaaaataatggtTATTTTATAATTCCAAAAAAATACATTAAAAGATaatcatatacaattttattatgtattataatatgtTTATTATTAAGTaaacataattcaattatggaataaagaagaaaaaaattataaatttaaattaacattaaaagttaaaaataataatttaattagtaatattattttaacataaattaatattataatcatatgttacaaatataaattaagaacaagattattgttaatgaaaaaaaaaagactatatttattttgcattataaaaaatataaatattaattaataatagctaacgtaattattaattaatttttaattaaaagttaaccatatattattttattatgcattataacctattaattattaaccAAATACGGTAAATTTTGGAATAAagaaaaagaaccatctataaatttaaattaacattaaataaattaaaattttaaatttaattattagtACTATTTTAAACgcaaattaatgtgataatcatattttataattttatattagtaaaaaattatttttaattaataaataatattatattattctatttaataaaaatatttaatatttattgaaaaattatataactatcataatttttaattaaaaaatattaatatttttattcaaagcatattttcaaataactatatatattatttactATGTATTATGACATATTAGTAACAGTAAATCAATTTGGGATGTATTATGACATATTAGTAACAGTAAATCAATTTggtatttattaatttaaattaaaattagataaattaaaattttgaatttaagtagtaatattatttttatcacaaTTTAATAAGagagtaatatgttataaatatgcaTTAATACAAACATTATtgctgattaaaaaaaaatactaatcttatattatttgttAATATAAAATGTTCAAATTTTAAGtgcaaataattaaaataattatcaatgcaaattttaattaaaaattcaattttttaatttaaaatatgattaaaaaaatcatataataCATTATAATAAAAGTATCCAAATACTATTTATTTTAAGGACAATTAAACACCACTTGTAACTTTAAACACTTTTTCAATTTAACACTTATTATCAATAGTCAATGCTTATTTCTGAAAAACACTTTTGTATAAATAGATCTAGATGATCCCTAATAAACTTTTGCGCTGCTATATATCAAACAAAATTGCCAAAGTGCGTTTCTTTTACAAAGATACAAATCATATAGAACTAATGATTTATACATATATGTCCAAAATACACATAAAGTTTTGAATACATTTAACATCGCATCAATAGAGTTGATCTGGTAGGTCTCGCTACCTAAAACACATACGGAATCAAGGCCCTCACCTCCTTGGGAAAATTTTCAAACTTAGAAAGGTACCATTTCCTAGTCACGTAACTCCTTCCCATCAAGTACAGACCTGATCCAATGGCTACGGAGAATGAAACCGATGTTTGAGAGATGCATGAAATTCccacaaaccctaaaatctcaaaaaaatagTGTGGGCAAATAACTAGGTTAAAGAAGCCCCCTCTTGGCAGTCTGTACCCTTTGGCTGTACCCTTGTCTCGAAGTTTAGATAGAAGATAATGGTGGTAGAAGTTACCACTAATCCCCACCAAAAATAGGGCAACCCCGACATACTTCAAGTCAATGGGAAGGGCAGGGGAACCTCTTGTGAGGTGTTGGGCATAAATCATGAATGCAGCGCCTGAGGAATAGGCAAGAGAGATGAAGATGGCGGAGTCCAAGATCATGCCACCACTATACTTGTGAACAAACAGGACCTGCAAAAAGGTTAAGAAATAAAGTGGCATTTTTGtgctatttaaaaaattaaaagcgGAATATAAATTATATTCCTCAAACGGAATTGATGCCTAGACCGGTTTGgaagttaaaaaatattaatcatttaattaGCTATAGCATTAAaagatatttaattttaaattgtttgaataaaaaataattttttaacaataaaaagtaccttttttttttcttttcaaattctAATGTCAAACAAAAGGTCCATTCAAACTGAATCTTCAGAAGTAATTGACGAATTCTCACGCTCTTtccgaataataataattaaataaagcagAAGAGGAATTCAGCGGCGCCCGCGCGGAGTACGTACCTCCAACACCCGTTTGAAGAAATGGAGGGTAACAGCCGATCTGAGCAGGAAGAATCTGAGATCGTAATCGTCggggaagaggaagaaggaagcGACGCCGGCGAGGAAGGCGGGAGTGTACGCCATAAGCATACCGGTTGAACTGGAGACCTTAATCGGCCGAGCTCCGGTGAACGTCCGGGAACCATTGCCGACGTCGCTGAACTTGGAGTACTGAAGGTGTCTGCCTCTGGTCTCAGAGAAACCCAAGTAGGCTAAGAATAGAAACACCATCGGAGAAAGAATTGCTGTGAATAGATCAGACGACGGGAAAACGAACTTCTGCAACAAGTCACCaatcatcctctctctctctctctctctctctctcgatcgAAGGAGAGGGAATGGGTCCAGACGGTAGGAAGGTGGATTGGAGCTGGCAGCCACCACTCAAGGTGCCATTATTCACAATACAAATATAATTGTTTTAGACCCATTGATCATTGCCACCCACGGATTCTGAGTCCTAACTAATTATTCACTTGATGCAATTATCTAAATTTGTCAATTAACATATCTATGTTATAAACGTAAAGGAGGGGTCTTTGAGGAATGTGATGGGTCAACCTAACTTGTTTGTTCATGTGCATCCTTGATTTACGCTTTTATGTGCACAAGTTCTTGAGGAACTTGACATACATAGACACTTGCTTGATAACATCTAAGAGAGGAATATTGACCTTTACTTGTCGAAATGTGTCCATGATGGACTCGATATTAGTTTCCTTCTTAGATTTAAAGGGTGCATGAAGAGTTGCAGGGAATGGAACTATAGGGACATAATGGGAAAATACTCCATCATTGGAGGAGGTAGGTGTTTCGGTATCAGCCACCGAACTAGAAGAAGGAGGATTACATGGTTCATTATCGGGTTTTTCCCTCGTCTTCTCCCTACCCTTTTTTTGGTCTAACTTCTCCCCAACCCTATTTTTTACCTCCTTACCACTCCGAAGAATGGTTACAGTCTAGGCTTTCTCATGATACGACGAAGGTCTAGCAATCAGCTCATAATCTACCATATATTGGCCCTTAGGGTTCACTAGAGGCTGACTTGGCAACTTACCCTCATC
It encodes the following:
- the LOC131143899 gene encoding steroid 5-alpha-reductase DET2-like — protein: MIGDLLQKFVFPSSDLFTAILSPMVFLFLAYLGFSETRGRHLQYSKFSDVGNGSRTFTGARPIKVSSSTGMLMAYTPAFLAGVASFFLFPDDYDLRFFLLRSAVTLHFFKRVLEVLFVHKYSGGMILDSAIFISLAYSSGAAFMIYAQHLTRGSPALPIDLKYVGVALFLVGISGNFYHHYLLSKLRDKGTAKGYRLPRGGFFNLVICPHYFFEILGFVGISCISQTSVSFSVAIGSGLYLMGRSYVTRKWYLSKFENFPKEVRALIPYVF